One segment of Mycolicibacterium sp. YH-1 DNA contains the following:
- a CDS encoding electron transfer flavoprotein subunit beta/FixA family protein — protein sequence MTNIVVLIKQVPDYEDRKLADDHTLDRAGSDSVLDEINERAVEVALQLKEKHADANYNVVVLTAGPAGAETAIRKALSMGADEAYHLSDEGLHGSDVVQTGYALASALGQIEDIELVIAGNESSDGVGGAVPAILSYYLGVPQLTHMRSLDVADGKVTGERETDDGVFELEATLPAVVSVSEKIVEDPRFPSFKGIMAAKKKTVTPLTLEGIGIESGVVGGDVAETQVKLVTPKPPKSAGEKITDEGEGGQKIAEYLVAQKLI from the coding sequence ATGACGAACATCGTGGTCCTGATCAAGCAGGTCCCTGACTACGAGGATCGCAAGCTCGCGGACGACCACACGCTGGATCGCGCAGGTAGCGACTCCGTGTTGGACGAGATCAACGAGCGGGCGGTCGAAGTAGCTCTGCAGCTCAAGGAGAAGCACGCCGACGCGAACTACAACGTCGTTGTGCTCACCGCGGGACCCGCAGGTGCCGAGACGGCGATCCGCAAGGCGCTCTCCATGGGCGCCGACGAGGCCTACCACCTCTCGGATGAGGGCCTGCACGGCTCCGATGTCGTCCAGACCGGCTACGCGCTGGCGAGTGCCCTGGGACAGATCGAGGACATCGAACTCGTCATCGCGGGCAATGAGTCCAGCGACGGCGTCGGTGGCGCCGTTCCGGCCATCTTGAGCTACTACCTCGGCGTACCGCAGCTGACGCACATGCGCAGCCTCGACGTCGCCGACGGCAAGGTGACCGGTGAGCGCGAGACCGACGACGGCGTCTTCGAACTCGAGGCGACTCTGCCCGCAGTGGTCAGCGTCAGCGAGAAGATCGTCGAGGATCCTCGGTTCCCGTCCTTCAAGGGCATCATGGCCGCCAAGAAGAAGACGGTCACCCCGCTGACGCTCGAGGGCATCGGTATCGAGAGCGGCGTCGTGGGCGGCGATGTGGCCGAGACGCAGGTGAAGCTGGTTACCCCCAAGCCGCCGAAGTCCGCAGGCGAGAAGATCACGGACGAGGGCGAGGGTGGTCAGAAGATCGCCGAGTACCTGGTCGCGCAGAAGCTCATCTAA
- a CDS encoding SDR family oxidoreductase produces MRIAVIGASGLIGTKVVELLTAQGHDVVAASRGSGADVVTGDGLAEAVAGAQVLVDVVNSPSFADDAVLAFFTASAANLVAAAKAAGVGHYVALSIVGVDGLPESGYLRAKVVQERTISESGLPHTIVRATQFHEFADSITQTLQVGDEVHAPDALIQPVAAAEVSAEVARAATADAINGTRDFGGPDKMPFADMARAVLAAKGADTPVSVDPAATYFGTPLTQNSLVTGDGATLASTHFTDWLATRA; encoded by the coding sequence ATGAGAATCGCAGTTATCGGGGCCAGTGGCCTCATCGGTACAAAGGTCGTCGAACTGCTCACCGCGCAGGGCCACGATGTCGTCGCGGCGTCACGCGGCAGCGGTGCCGATGTGGTGACCGGTGACGGCCTGGCCGAGGCCGTCGCGGGCGCACAGGTACTCGTCGACGTCGTCAACTCGCCGTCGTTCGCAGACGATGCGGTGCTGGCCTTCTTCACCGCGTCCGCGGCCAACCTGGTCGCCGCGGCCAAGGCCGCCGGTGTCGGGCACTATGTGGCGCTGTCGATCGTCGGTGTCGACGGGCTGCCCGAGAGCGGCTACCTGCGGGCCAAGGTCGTGCAGGAGCGCACGATCTCGGAGTCGGGCCTGCCCCACACCATCGTGCGCGCCACCCAGTTCCACGAGTTCGCCGATTCGATCACGCAGACGCTGCAGGTTGGCGACGAGGTGCATGCACCCGATGCGCTGATCCAACCGGTCGCCGCGGCCGAGGTGTCCGCCGAGGTGGCCCGCGCCGCGACGGCGGACGCCATCAACGGCACCAGGGACTTCGGGGGCCCCGACAAGATGCCGTTCGCCGATATGGCGCGCGCGGTGCTCGCCGCCAAGGGCGCTGACACGCCAGTCTCCGTCGACCCCGCCGCCACGTACTTCGGTACGCCGCTCACACAGAACAGCCTCGTCACCGGGGACGGCGCGACGCTGGCGAGCACCCACTTCACCGACTGGCTGGCGACGCGCGCGTGA
- a CDS encoding bifunctional 2-polyprenyl-6-hydroxyphenol methylase/3-demethylubiquinol 3-O-methyltransferase UbiG encodes MSAISPRQPSAEPTSDVLPLTGERTIPGLAEENYWFRRHEVVYEFLAARCAQRDVLEAGCGEGYGADLLADVAHRVIGLDYDESAVAHVRSRYPRVDMRHGNLAELPLADGEVDVVVNFQVIEHLWDQGQFVTECARVLRPGGALLMSTPNRITFSPGLDTPLNPFHTRELNALELTELLTDNGFELEAMLGVFHGPGLLERDARHGGSIIGAQIDRAVANAPWPADLLADVASISTADFELLDAGVRDIDESLDLVAIAVRRD; translated from the coding sequence ATGAGCGCAATTTCTCCTCGGCAGCCGTCGGCTGAGCCGACCTCCGACGTGCTTCCCCTCACCGGTGAACGCACGATCCCCGGCCTGGCCGAGGAGAATTATTGGTTCCGCCGACACGAGGTGGTCTACGAATTCCTTGCGGCGCGCTGCGCGCAACGCGATGTCCTCGAGGCTGGCTGCGGCGAGGGCTACGGCGCCGATCTCCTCGCCGACGTCGCACACCGCGTGATCGGCCTCGACTACGACGAGTCAGCAGTGGCGCACGTGCGGTCTCGGTACCCGCGGGTCGACATGCGGCACGGCAACCTGGCGGAGCTCCCCCTGGCTGACGGTGAGGTCGACGTCGTGGTCAACTTCCAGGTCATCGAACACCTCTGGGATCAGGGGCAGTTCGTGACGGAGTGCGCTCGCGTGCTGCGGCCGGGTGGAGCGTTGCTCATGTCCACCCCGAACCGGATCACGTTCTCCCCCGGTCTGGACACCCCACTCAACCCGTTCCACACCCGCGAACTCAACGCTCTCGAACTCACCGAACTGTTGACCGACAACGGATTTGAACTCGAGGCGATGCTCGGCGTCTTCCACGGACCGGGCCTTCTCGAGCGAGACGCGCGGCACGGCGGATCGATCATCGGCGCCCAGATCGACCGCGCTGTCGCGAATGCGCCGTGGCCCGCCGATCTGCTGGCGGACGTGGCTTCTATCTCCACCGCCGACTTCGAGCTGCTGGACGCCGGGGTCCGGGACATCGACGAGAGCCTCGATCTGGTGGCGATCGCGGTGCGGCGTGACTGA
- a CDS encoding electron transfer flavoprotein subunit alpha/FixB family protein — MAEVLVLVEHAEGNLKSITAELITAARALGEPSAVVVGAPGTAAPLTDALKAAGAAKIYAAESDTADQFLVTPKVGVLVALTESASPAAVLVASTAEGREVAGRLAAEAGLGVLWDVVGVKEGGVAVHSVFGGAYTVEATAGDTPIIALRPGAVEAEPVAGAGEVVSAEVPAPAENATKIISRQPAAKSARPELTEAKVVVSGGRGVGSKENFSVVEDLADALGGAVGASRAAVDSGFYEGQFQIGQTGKTVAPQLYIALGISGAIQHRAGMQTSKTIVVVNKDEEAPIFEIADLGIVGDLFKVTPQLTDAVKARKG, encoded by the coding sequence ATGGCAGAAGTACTCGTGCTCGTCGAGCACGCAGAAGGCAATCTGAAGAGCATCACCGCCGAGTTGATCACCGCGGCGCGTGCGCTGGGTGAGCCGTCGGCCGTCGTCGTCGGTGCCCCGGGCACCGCGGCGCCGCTGACCGACGCACTCAAGGCAGCCGGTGCGGCCAAGATCTACGCGGCCGAGTCCGACACCGCCGACCAGTTCCTGGTCACCCCCAAGGTCGGCGTGCTGGTCGCGCTGACCGAGTCCGCCAGCCCGGCAGCCGTGCTGGTGGCCTCCACCGCCGAGGGCAGGGAGGTCGCTGGGCGGCTTGCTGCTGAGGCCGGTCTTGGCGTGCTGTGGGACGTCGTCGGCGTCAAGGAGGGTGGAGTCGCGGTGCACTCCGTGTTCGGCGGTGCTTACACCGTTGAGGCGACCGCCGGCGACACCCCGATCATCGCGCTGCGCCCCGGTGCAGTCGAGGCCGAGCCCGTCGCCGGTGCCGGTGAAGTGGTCAGCGCCGAGGTGCCCGCACCCGCGGAGAACGCCACCAAGATCATCTCCCGTCAGCCCGCTGCGAAGAGCGCGCGTCCGGAGCTGACCGAGGCGAAGGTCGTCGTGTCCGGCGGCCGCGGTGTCGGCAGCAAGGAGAACTTCAGCGTCGTCGAGGATCTCGCAGACGCACTCGGTGGCGCCGTGGGCGCCTCGCGTGCGGCCGTCGACTCGGGCTTCTACGAGGGCCAGTTCCAGATCGGTCAGACCGGCAAGACGGTGGCACCGCAGCTGTACATCGCGTTGGGCATCTCCGGCGCGATCCAGCACCGTGCAGGCATGCAGACGTCCAAGACGATCGTCGTCGTCAACAAGGACGAAGAGGCGCCGATCTTCGAGATCGCCGACTTGGGCATCGTGGGTGACCTGTTCAAGGTGACCCCGCAGCTGACGGACGCGGTCAAGGCTCGCAAGGGCTGA
- a CDS encoding glycosyltransferase family 4 protein, with protein sequence MRILLVSWEYPPVVVGGLGRHVHHLATALADAGHEVVVLSRRPSGTDPSTHPSTDEMSEGVRVIAAAQDPHEFEFGTDMMAWTMAMGHALVRAGLAIKSTGRHADKPWRPDVVHAHDWLVAHPAITLAEYFDVPLVSTIHATEAGRHSGWVSGRISRQVHAVESWLVHESDSLITCSASMRDEITELFGPGLAENRVIPNGIDANLWPFARRTAHVGPPRLLYLGRLEYEKGVHDAIAALPRIRRTHPGTTLTIAGSGTQHEWLIEQARKHKVLKAITFVGQIDHEQLVTLLHDTDAAVLPSHYEPFGIVALEAAATGAPLVAANVGGLGEAVIDGQTGVSFPPRDVAALATAVRSVLDDPETAQTMAVAARDRLTSEFDWHTVAAETAQVYLAAKRGEREPHRRRMIVEHALPDR encoded by the coding sequence ATGAGAATCCTGCTGGTGTCCTGGGAGTATCCGCCGGTGGTGGTCGGCGGACTCGGTCGCCACGTCCACCATCTGGCCACCGCGCTGGCCGACGCCGGACACGAGGTGGTGGTGCTCAGCCGTCGCCCGTCAGGCACCGACCCCAGCACGCACCCCTCCACCGACGAGATGAGCGAGGGCGTCCGGGTTATCGCCGCAGCCCAGGATCCGCACGAGTTCGAGTTCGGCACCGACATGATGGCCTGGACGATGGCGATGGGGCATGCCCTGGTCCGCGCCGGGCTGGCGATCAAGTCGACTGGCCGTCACGCGGACAAGCCGTGGCGGCCCGACGTCGTCCACGCCCACGACTGGCTGGTGGCCCATCCGGCGATAACCCTCGCCGAGTACTTCGACGTCCCACTGGTTTCCACCATCCATGCCACCGAGGCCGGTCGGCACTCGGGCTGGGTGTCGGGCCGCATCAGCCGCCAGGTCCATGCCGTCGAGTCCTGGCTCGTGCACGAATCCGATTCGCTCATCACGTGTTCGGCGTCGATGCGCGACGAGATCACCGAACTGTTCGGTCCCGGATTGGCCGAGAACCGAGTGATCCCCAACGGTATCGATGCCAACCTGTGGCCGTTCGCCCGCCGCACGGCCCACGTGGGCCCGCCCCGGCTGCTCTATCTCGGCCGCCTGGAGTACGAGAAGGGTGTGCACGACGCTATCGCCGCCCTGCCGCGCATCCGCCGGACCCATCCCGGCACCACGCTGACCATCGCGGGTAGCGGCACGCAGCACGAGTGGCTCATCGAGCAGGCCCGAAAGCACAAGGTGCTCAAGGCGATCACGTTCGTCGGGCAGATCGACCACGAGCAACTCGTCACCCTGCTGCACGACACCGATGCCGCCGTCCTGCCGAGCCACTACGAACCGTTCGGCATCGTCGCGCTCGAGGCGGCCGCCACCGGCGCCCCGTTGGTCGCGGCCAATGTCGGTGGCCTTGGCGAGGCCGTCATCGACGGGCAGACCGGGGTGTCCTTCCCGCCCCGCGACGTCGCGGCACTGGCGACGGCGGTGCGGTCGGTGCTCGATGACCCGGAGACGGCGCAGACCATGGCCGTCGCGGCGCGTGACCGGCTCACCTCGGAGTTCGACTGGCACACCGTGGCGGCCGAGACCGCACAGGTCTATCTAGCCGCCAAACGCGGTGAGCGCGAACCGCACCGGCGCCGCATGATCGTCGAGCACGCGCTGCCCGACCGCTAG
- a CDS encoding acyltransferase, with translation MTTMWGSPLHVRWRGSRLRDPRQARFLTLASLKWVLANKAYTPWYLVRYFRLLKFKLANPHIVTRGMVFLGKNVEIQSTPELSTMEIGRWVHIGDKNTIRAHEGSLRIGDKVVLGRDNVINTYLDIELGDSVLMADWCYVCDFDHRMDSVELPIKDQGIVKAPVRIGPDTWVAAKVTVLRGTSVGRGCVLGAHAVVKGEVPDYSIAVGAPAKVVKNRKLAWETSAAERAELAAALADIERKKASH, from the coding sequence ATGACGACGATGTGGGGCTCTCCGTTGCACGTTCGCTGGCGGGGCTCCCGACTGCGCGACCCCCGGCAGGCCCGGTTCCTCACGCTGGCCTCATTGAAGTGGGTGCTGGCCAACAAGGCCTACACGCCGTGGTACCTGGTGCGGTACTTCCGCCTGCTGAAGTTCAAGCTGGCGAATCCCCACATCGTCACGCGCGGCATGGTGTTCCTCGGCAAGAACGTGGAGATCCAGTCCACCCCGGAGCTGTCCACCATGGAGATTGGCCGCTGGGTCCACATCGGCGACAAGAACACCATCCGCGCGCACGAGGGTTCACTGCGCATCGGGGACAAGGTCGTTCTCGGCCGTGACAACGTCATCAACACCTACCTCGACATCGAACTCGGCGACTCGGTTCTGATGGCCGACTGGTGCTACGTCTGCGACTTCGACCACAGGATGGACAGCGTCGAGCTGCCCATCAAGGACCAGGGCATCGTCAAGGCGCCGGTGCGGATCGGTCCCGACACGTGGGTGGCCGCCAAGGTCACAGTGCTGCGGGGCACCTCGGTCGGGCGCGGATGCGTGCTCGGGGCACACGCGGTGGTCAAGGGCGAGGTGCCTGACTACTCCATCGCCGTCGGTGCGCCGGCGAAGGTGGTCAAGAACCGCAAGCTGGCATGGGAGACCTCGGCCGCCGAGCGTGCCGAACTCGCGGCCGCACTCGCCGATATCGAGCGCAAGAAGGCATCCCACTAG
- a CDS encoding glycoside hydrolase family 57 protein, protein MTDSEGSHPRSLRSSPPDPVPGLFTLVLHTHLPWLAHHGRWPVGEEWLYQSWAASYLPLMRVLSTLAAENRRGLVTLGMTPVVTAQLDDPYCLTGMDHWLTNWQLRATEATTARTGDGTGYAAPEALRAFGVRERAEAERALEDFAVAWRHGGSPLLRSLIDAGTIELLGGPLAHPFQPLLNPRLREFALREGLADAGARFAHTPRGIWAPECAYAPGMETGYAAAGVTHFMVDGPSLHGDTTLGRPVADSDVIAFGRDLQVSYRVWSPKSGYPGNAAYRDFHTYDHVTGLKPARVTGRNVPSEEKAPYDPARADAAIDSHVADFVDVVRSRLIAESDRIGRPAHVIAAFDTELFGHWWYEGPVWLERVLRALPEAGVRVGTLSDAIADGYVGSPVELPPSSWGSGKNWQVWSGEQVADLVALNAEVVDTALATVDKALAHNASGGSTASTWAPRDIVADQILRETLLTVSSDWPFMVSKDTAAEYARYRAHLHAHAAREISSAYASGRRDNAERLAQDWNRADGLFGALDARRLPR, encoded by the coding sequence GTGACTGATTCCGAAGGATCACATCCCCGGTCGCTGCGCTCCAGCCCGCCGGATCCAGTACCCGGACTCTTCACCCTGGTCCTGCACACCCACCTGCCATGGCTTGCCCATCACGGGCGCTGGCCCGTCGGCGAGGAGTGGCTCTACCAGTCCTGGGCGGCGTCCTATCTGCCGCTGATGCGTGTGCTGAGCACGCTGGCCGCCGAGAATCGCCGTGGCCTGGTCACACTCGGCATGACGCCGGTGGTCACCGCGCAACTCGACGACCCGTACTGCCTGACCGGCATGGATCACTGGCTGACGAACTGGCAGCTGCGCGCAACCGAGGCCACGACAGCGCGCACCGGCGACGGCACCGGCTACGCCGCACCGGAGGCCTTGCGCGCATTCGGTGTTCGTGAGCGTGCCGAGGCCGAGCGCGCGCTCGAGGACTTCGCGGTGGCGTGGCGACACGGCGGCAGTCCGCTGCTGCGCTCGCTCATTGACGCCGGCACCATCGAGCTGCTCGGCGGACCGCTGGCGCACCCGTTCCAACCGCTGCTCAACCCCCGACTGCGCGAGTTCGCCCTGCGCGAGGGCCTCGCCGATGCGGGCGCGCGCTTCGCCCACACCCCGCGCGGCATCTGGGCGCCCGAGTGCGCGTATGCACCGGGAATGGAGACCGGTTACGCCGCCGCGGGTGTGACGCATTTCATGGTCGACGGGCCATCGCTGCACGGCGACACCACCCTGGGCCGTCCCGTCGCCGACTCGGACGTCATCGCCTTCGGCCGCGATCTACAGGTCAGTTACCGGGTCTGGTCACCCAAGTCGGGCTACCCGGGGAACGCCGCCTACCGCGACTTCCACACCTACGACCACGTCACGGGTCTCAAGCCGGCCCGGGTGACGGGGCGCAACGTGCCGTCGGAGGAGAAGGCGCCCTACGATCCGGCCCGCGCGGATGCCGCCATCGACAGCCACGTCGCCGACTTCGTGGACGTGGTGCGCTCGCGGCTCATCGCCGAGTCCGACCGCATCGGACGACCCGCCCATGTGATCGCCGCATTCGACACCGAACTGTTCGGGCACTGGTGGTATGAGGGTCCGGTCTGGCTGGAGCGCGTGCTGCGGGCTCTGCCCGAGGCAGGCGTCCGCGTCGGCACGCTGTCCGACGCCATCGCCGACGGTTACGTCGGCTCCCCCGTTGAGCTTCCACCCAGCTCATGGGGATCGGGCAAGAACTGGCAGGTGTGGTCGGGCGAACAGGTCGCCGACCTCGTCGCGCTGAACGCCGAAGTGGTCGACACCGCGCTCGCCACGGTCGACAAGGCGCTGGCCCACAACGCATCTGGCGGTTCGACTGCGTCGACATGGGCGCCGCGCGATATCGTCGCCGACCAGATCCTGCGGGAGACGCTCCTGACGGTGTCGAGCGACTGGCCGTTCATGGTCAGCAAGGACACCGCAGCGGAGTACGCGCGCTACCGCGCACATCTGCACGCGCACGCCGCCCGTGAGATCTCGAGCGCCTACGCGTCGGGACGACGAGACAACGCCGAGCGGTTGGCACAGGACTGGAATCGCGCCGACGGGCTGTTCGGCGCTCTGGACGCGAGGCGGCTACCCCGATGA